A section of the Ovis canadensis isolate MfBH-ARS-UI-01 breed Bighorn chromosome 1, ARS-UI_OviCan_v2, whole genome shotgun sequence genome encodes:
- the RPL24 gene encoding large ribosomal subunit protein eL24 — MKVELCSFSGYKIYPGHGRRYARTDGKVFQFLNAKCESAFLSKRNPRQINWTVLYRRKHKKGQSEEIQKKRTRRAVKFQRAITGASLADIMAKRNQKPEVRKAQREQAIRAAKEAKKAKQASKKTAMAAAKAPTKAAPKQKIVKPVKVSAPRVGGKR, encoded by the exons ATGAA GGTCGAGCTGTGCAGTTTCAGCGGTTACAAGATCTACCCAGGACATGGGAGGCGCTACGCCCGGACTGACGGGAAG GTTTTCCAGTTTCTTAATGCAAAATGTGAGTCGGCATTCCTTTCCAAGAGGAATCCTCGTCAGATCAACTGGACTGTCCTCTAcagaaggaaacacaaaaagggacaGTCG gaagaaattcaaaagaaaagaacTCGCCGTGCAGTCAAATTCCAAAGGGCCATAACTGGTGCTTCTCTTGCTGATATAATGGCCAAGAGGAATCAGAAACCTGAAGTTAGGAAGGCTCAACGAGAACAAGCTATCAG GGCTGCCAAGGAAGCAAAAAAGGCTAAGCAAGCATCTAAAAAGACAGCAATGGCTGCTGCAAAG GCTCCCACAAAGGCAGCACCTAAGCAAAAGATTGTGAAGCCTGTGAAGGTTTCTGCTCCTCGAGTTGGTGGAAAACGCTAG